A window of Patagioenas fasciata isolate bPatFas1 chromosome 5, bPatFas1.hap1, whole genome shotgun sequence contains these coding sequences:
- the DDB1 gene encoding DNA damage-binding protein 1, which yields MSYNYVVTAQKPTAVNGCVTGHFTSAEDLNLLIAKNTRLEIYVVTAEGLRPVKEVGMYGKIAVMELFRPKGESKDLLFILTAKYNACILEYKQNGDSIDIITRAHGNVQDRIGRPSETGIIGIIDPECRMIGLRLYDGLFKVIPLDRENKELKAFNIRLEELQVIDVKFLYGCQAPTICFVYQDPQGRHVKTYEVSLREKEFNKGPWKQENVEAEASMVIAVPEPFGGAIIIGQESITYHNGDKYLAIAPPIIKQSTIVCHNRVDPNGSRYLLGDMEGRLFMLLLEKEEQMDGTVTLKDLRVELLGETSIAECLTYLDNGVVFVGSRLGDSQLVKLNVDSNEQGSYVVAMETFTNLGPIVDMCVVDLERQGQGQLVTCSGAFKEGSLRIIRNGIGIHEHASIDLPGIKGLWPLRSDAHRETDNMLVLSFVGQTRVLMLNGEEVEETELTGFVDDQQTFFCGNVAHQQLIQITSASVRLVSQEPKALVSEWKEPNGKNISVASCNSSQVVVAVGRALYYLEIRPQELRQISCTEMEHEVACLDITPLGDTNGMSPLCAIGLWTDISARILKLPSFELLHKEMLGGEIIPRSILMTTFESSHYLLCALGDGALFYFGLSLETGLLSDRKKVTLGTQPTVLRTFRSLSTTNVFACSDRPTVIYSSNHKLVFSNVNLKEVNYMCPLNSDGYPDSLALANNSTLTIGTIDEIQKLHIRTVPLYESPRKICYQEVSQCFGVLSSRIEVQDASGGTTALRPSASTQALSSSVSTSKLFSSSTAPHETSFGEEVEVHNLLIIDQHTFEVLHAHQFLQNEYALSLVSCKLGKDPNTYFIVGTAMVYPEEAEPKQGRIVVFHYSDGKLQSLAEKEVKGAVYSMVEFNGKLLASINSTVRLYEWTAEKELRTECNHYNNIMALYLKTKGDFILVGDLMRSVLLLAYKPMEGNFEEIARDFNPNWMSAVEILDDDNFLGAENAFNLFVCQKDSAATTDEERQHLQEVGLSHLGEFVNVFCHGSLVMQNLGETSTPTQGSVLFGTVNGMIGLVTSLSESWYNLLLDMQNRLNKVIKSVGKIEHSFWRSFHTERKTEPATGFIDGDLIESFLDISRPKMQEVVANLQIDDGSGMKREATVDDLIKIVEELTRIH from the exons GGGGAGAGCAAGGATTTGTTGTTCATCCTGACGGCCAAGTACAACGCCTGCATCCTGGAGTACAAGCAGAACGGTGACAGCATCGACATCATCACCCGCGCCCATGGCAACGTGCAG GATCGCATCGGTCGTCCCTCAGAGACCGGCATCATCGGCATCATCGACCCCGAGTGCCGGATGATTGGCCTGCGGCTCTACGACGGCCTCTTCAAGGTCATTCCCCTGGACCGGGAgaacaaggagttaaaagcttttaACATCCGCCTGGAAGAGCTCCAAGTCATCGACGTCAAGTTCCTCTACGGCTGTCAGGCTCCCACCATCTGCTTCGTCTACCAG GACCCTCAGGGTCGACATGTCAAGACTTACGAGGTCTCGCTGCGCGAGAAGGAGTTTAACAAAGGGCCTTGGAAACAGGAGAATGTAGAGGCCGAAGCCTCCATGGTCATCGCAG TGCCGGAGCCTTTTGGAGGCGCAATCATCATTGGGCAGGAGTCCATCACCTATCACAACGGAGATAAATATCTCGCCATAGCTCCACCCATCATCAAG CAAAGCACGATCGTGTGCCACAACCGTGTGGATCCCAACGGGTCCCGTTACCTGCTGGGGGACATGGAAGGGCGGCTCTTcatgctgctgctggagaaggagGAACAGATGGACGGCACCGTCACCTTGAAGGACCTGCGCGTGGAGCTGCTCGGCGAG ACATCCATCGCAGAGTGCTTGACCTACCTGGACAACGGAGTTGTGTTTGTTGGTTCTCGCCTTGGCGATTCGCAGCTCGTGAAG CTCAATGTGGACAGCAACGAGCAAGGCTCCTACGTGGTGGCCATGGAGACCTTCACCAACCTGGGGCCCATCGTAGACATGTGTGTGGTAGACCTGGAAagacaaggccaagggcag CTGGTCACGTGCTCGGGCGCATTTAAAGAGGGTTCCCTGCGGATCATCCGAAACGGCATTGGGATCCATGAACACGCCAGCATCGATCTGCCGGGAATTAAAG GTTTATGGCCCCTGAGGTCGGACGCTCACCGTGAGACAGACAACATGCTGGTGCTGTCCTTTGTTGGCCAGACCAG GGTTCTGATGTTAAATGGAGAGGAGGTGGAAGAAACGGAGCTCACAGGGTTCGTGGATGATCAGCAGACTTTCTTCTGCGGCAACGTGGCGCATCAGCAATTGATCCAG ATCACCTCTGCCTCAGTCAGACTTGTTAGccaagaacccaaagccctggtGAGCGAGTGGAAAGAGCCCAATGGCAAGAACATCAGCGTGGCCTCCTGTAACAGCAGCCAGGTGGTGGTGGCTGTGGGACGAGCGCTCTACTACCTGGAGATCCGACCCCAGGAGCTCCGGCAGATCAG CTGCACGGAAATGGAGCACGAAGTGGCCTGCCTGGACATCACCCCTCTGGGGGACACCAACGGCATGTCCCCGCTCTGTGCCATCGGGCTCTGGACCGACATCTCTGCCCGCATCCTCAAGCTGCCTTCATTTGAGCTGCTGCACAAAGAGATGCTGGGAGGAG AAATTATCCCTCGCTCCATCCTGATGACGACCTTTGAGAGCAGCCACTACCTCCTGTGCGCCCTGGGGGACGGAGCCCTCTTCTACTTCGGACTCAGCCTTGAGACAG GTTTGCTGAGTGACCGAAAGAAGGTGACCCTTGGGACCCAGCCCACTGTCCTGAGGACGTTCCGCTCACTCTCCACCACCAATGTCTTCGCCTGTTCTGACCGGCCCACCGTCATCTACAGCAGCAACCACAAACTGGTCTTCTCCAATGTCAACCTGAAGGAAGTGAACTACATGTGTCCCCTCAACTCCGATGGGTATCCCGACAG CTTGGCACTGGCCAATAACAGCACCCTGACGATCGGCACCATTGACGAGATCCAGAAGCTGCACATCCGCACAGTTCCCCTCTATGAATCACCCAG GAAAATCTGCTACCAAGAGGTCTCGCAGTGTTTTGGCGTGCTCTCCAGCCGCATCGAGGTGCAGGATGCCAGCGGGGGCACCACAGCGCTCCGGCCCAGCGCCAGCACCCAG GCCCTGTCCAGCAGCGTGAGCACCAGCAAGCTGTTCTCCAGCAGCACGGCACCACACGAGACGTCCTTTGGCGAGGAGGTGGAGGTGCACAACCTGCTCATCATAGACCAGCACACCTTCGAAG TGCTTCACGCTCACCAGTTTCTGCAGAACGAGTACGCCCTCAGCCTGGTTTCCTGCAAACTTGGCAAGGACCCCAACACCTACTTCATCGTGGGCACTGCCATGGTCTATCCAGAGGAGGCAGAGCCCAAGCAGGGCCGCATCGTCGTCTTCCACTACTCTGACG GGAAACTGCAGAGCCTGGCCGAGAAGGAGGTGAAGGGCGCTGTGTACTCCATGGTGGAGTTCAACGGGAAGCTCTTAGCCAGCATCAACAGCACG GTGCGCCTGTACGAGTGGACGGCGGAGAAGGAGCTGCGCACGGAGTGCAACCATTACAACAACATCATGGCGCTCTACCTGAAGACCAAGGGTGACTTCATCCTCGTGGGAGACCTGATGCGCTCCGTCCTCCTCCTGGCCTACAAGCCCATGGAAGGAAACTTTGAGGAG ATTGCCCGGGACTTCAATCCAAACTGGATGAGCGCCGTGGAAATCCTGGACGACGACAACTTCTTGGGAGCAGAGAACGCGTTCAATTTGTTTGTGTGCCAGAAGGACAG CGCGGCCACCACCGACGAGGAGCGTCAGCACTTGCAGGAGGTgggactgtcccacctgggggagtTTGTCAACGTTTTCTGTCACGGCTCCCTGGTCATGCAGAACCTGGGCGAGACGTCCACGCCGACACAGGGCTCGGTTCTCTTCGGCACGGTTAACGGCATGATCG GGCTGGTGACCTCGCTGTCGGAGAGCTGGTACAACCTCCTGCTGGACATGCAGAACAGGTTGAATAAAGTCATTAAGAGCGTGGGCAAGATCGAACACTCCTT CTGGAGATCATTTCACACCGAACGCAAGACAGAACCGGCGACGGGCTTCATCGACGGTGACCTGATCGAAAGCTTCCTGGACATCAGCAGGCCCAAGATGCAGGAGGTGGTGGCGAATTTGCAG ATCGACGACGGCAGCGGCATGAAGAGAGAAGCCACCGTGGACGACCTGATAAAGATCGTGGAGGAGCTGACCCGCATCCATTAG
- the VWCE gene encoding von Willebrand factor C and EGF domain-containing protein isoform X2 encodes MLAELLFQAACVSLLLSGGQGRVYPGRKKPPSFAVERRRVGPHVCFSGFGSGCCPGWMLSPGSGQCTLPLCSFGCGSGLCIAPNLCSCPDGEQGITCPEPPGTCGEYGCDLSCNHGGCQEVARVCPLGFSMVETPNGIRCTDINECLSAACEGLCVNTEGGFVCECGPGMQLSADRHSCQDTDECLATPCQHRCKNSIGSYRCSCRPGYHLHGNRHSCVDVNECRWAGERRACQHSCHNTPGSFLCSCRPGYRLSGDRVSCEGYPKSILAPSPILQSLQHPPTLLLLPPGSGGPLLVPRGSPSPHFPAAAPGTQIPPSSPATPRAAGPPGTATPSSPHCWHRGAPREPGARWTEPGCRSCTCQGGRVLCEAVSCPVPCSHPLPPPAGGCCPSCAGCLYEGVSRAEGDVFSPSDENCTVCVCLSGNVSCISPECPPGSCPSPSPTDCCSCQPAKCSFQGRTYAHGARFSLDGDDCTTCICRGGEVECSFAPCPMLDCPQHQRHLGPGQCCVTCRDPPAPTGCSVDDNGVAFPVGQIWSPGDPCELCICQADGSVSCQRTDCVETCPYPIRTPGQCCPDCSAGCTYMGRIFYNNETFPSVLDPCLSCICLLGSVACSPVDCAIFCTYPFHPEGECCPVCNDCNYQGRKVVNGQSFTPEGQPCTRCTCQLGEVSCEKRLCPRSCAEPPVLPAACCPPCPAADVQSSNVSLSPSHGDSRGDTPHPSPPTSTRAPPHRLAQLLLPNTPPHAPSLGSERAGESPLTTLSPSGDPPTTLSPPDTPSEASAPPGPPSSSPKDQGPPGGTEPSAVSPAP; translated from the exons ATGCTGGCGGAGCTGCTCTTCCAGGCTGCCTGTGTGTCCCTGTTGCTCTCGGGGGGCCAGGGCAGGGTGTACCCCGGGAGGAAGAAGCCGCCCAGCTTTGCCGTGGAGAG GCGCCGCGTGGGGCCCCACGTCTGCTTCTCGGGCTTCGGCAGTGGATGTTGCCCGGGGTGGATGCTGTCTCCGGGCAGCGGGCAGTGCACCCTGC CGCTTTGCTCCTTCGGCTGCGGCAGCGGCTTGTGCATCGCCCCCAACCTCTGCTCCTGCCCGGATGGGGAGCAGGGAATCACCTGCCCAG AGCCACCGGGGACGTGCGGGGAGTACGGCTGCGACCTGTCCTGTAACCACGGCGGGTGCCAGGAGGTGGCCCGCGTCTGTCCCCTCGGCTTCTCCATGGTGGAGACACCCAACGGCATCCGCTGCACCG ACATCAACGAGTGCCTGAGCGCTGCCTGCGAGGGTCTGTGTGTCAACACCGAGGGCGGCTTCGTCTGCGAGTGCGGCCCCGGGATGCAGCTCTCCGCCGACCGCCACAGCTGCCAGG ATACAGACGAGTGCCTGGCCACGCCGTGCCAGCACCGCTGCAAGAACAGCATCGGCAGCTACCGCTGCTCCTGCCGGCCCGGCTACCACCTCCACGGGAACCGGCACTCCTGCGTGG aTGTCAACGAATGCCGGTGGGCGGGCGAGCGCCGAGCCTGCCAGCACTCCTGCCACAACACCCCGGGcagcttcctctgctcctgccgcCCCGGGTACCGCCTCAGCGGCGACAGGGTCTCCTGCGAAG GTTACCCCAAATCCATCCTGGCCCCGTCGCCCATCCTGCAGTCCCTGCAGCATCCGCCCACCCTCCTCCTGCTTCCTCCCGGCTCGGGGggtcccctccttgtccccagggggtcccctTCACCCCACTTCCCTGCCGCAGCTCCTGGGACCCAAatccccccctcctccccggccACCCCGCGGGCGGCGGGACCCCCCGGTACCGCCACCCCATCGTCCCCTCACTGCTGGCACCGGGGGGCTCCACGGGAGCCCGGCGCTCGCTGGACAGAACCGGGGTGCCGGAGCTGCACCTGTCAG GGGGGGCGAGTTCTGTGCGAAGCCGTGAGCTGCCCCGTCCCCTGCTCCCACCCGCTGCCCCCCCCGGCCGGgggctgctgccccagctgcGCAG GCTGCCTGTACGAGGGGGTGTCCCGGGCCGAGGGCGATGTTTTCAGCCCATCTGATGAGAATTGCACTGTCTGCGTCTGCCTG TCTGGGAACGTCTCCTGCATCTCCCCCGAGTGCCCCCCCggctcctgccccagcccctcGCCCACCGACTGCTGCTCCTGCCAGCCAG CAAAATGCAGTTTTCAGGGCCGCACGTATGCACATGGTGCTCGGTTCAGCCTGGATGGGGACGACTGCACCACCTGCATCTGCCGG ggcggtgAGGTGGAGTGCTCCTTCGCCCCCTGTCCCATGCTGGACTGTCCCCAGCACCAGCGTCACCTGGGCCCCGGgcagtgctgtgtcacctgccgggacccccccgcccccaccg GTTGCTCCGTGGATGACAACGGGGTGGCGTTTCCCGTGGGACAGATCTGGTCTCCGGGCGATCCCTGTGAGTTGTGCATCTGCCAG GCGGACGGGTCGGTGAGCTGCCAGCGCACGGACTGCGTGGAGACCTGTCCCTACCCCATCCGCACCCCCGGGCAGTGCTGTCCCGACTGCTCCGCAG GCTGCACCTACATGGGCCGGATCTTCTACAACAACGAGACCTTCCCCTCCGTGCTCGACCCCTGTCTCAGCTGCATCTGCCTG CTGGGCTCGGTGGCCTGCTCGCCCGTGGACTGTGCCATCTTCTGCACCTACCCCTTCCACCCCGAGGGCGAGTGCTGCCCCGTCTGTAATG ACTGCAACTACCAGGGTCGGAAGGTGGTGAACGGGCAGAGCTTCACCCCCGAGGGACAGCCCTGCACCCGCTGTACCTGCCAG CTCGGGGAGGTGAGCTGCGAGAAGAGGCTTTGTCCCCGGTCCTGTGCGGAGCCGCCCGTGCTGCccgctgcctgctgccccccctgcCCAG CCGCAGATGTCCAGAGCAGcaacgtgtccctgtccccatcccacggGGACTCACGCGGTGACACCCCACACCCCAGCCCCCCGACATCCACCCGGGCCCCCCCCCACCGCCTGgcccagctcctgctccccaACACACCCCCCCACGCTCCCTCTCTGGGGAGTGAAAGGGCTGGGGAGTCCCCCCTGACCACCCTGAGCCCCTCTGGGGACCCTCCGACCACCCTGAGCCCCCCCGACACCCCATCTGAGGCCAgtgcccccccaggtccccccagctccagccccaagGATCAGGGACCCCCTGGAGGCACAGAAccctctgctgtgtcaccagCTCCCTAG
- the VWCE gene encoding von Willebrand factor C and EGF domain-containing protein isoform X1 has translation MLAELLFQAACVSLLLSGGQGRVYPGRKKPPSFAVERRRVGPHVCFSGFGSGCCPGWMLSPGSGQCTLPLCSFGCGSGLCIAPNLCSCPDGEQGITCPEPPGTCGEYGCDLSCNHGGCQEVARVCPLGFSMVETPNGIRCTDINECLSAACEGLCVNTEGGFVCECGPGMQLSADRHSCQDTDECLATPCQHRCKNSIGSYRCSCRPGYHLHGNRHSCVDVNECRWAGERRACQHSCHNTPGSFLCSCRPGYRLSGDRVSCEGYPKSILAPSPILQSLQHPPTLLLLPPGSGGPLLVPRGSPSPHFPAAAPGTQIPPSSPATPRAAGPPGTATPSSPHCWHRGAPREPGARWTEPGCRSCTCQGGRVLCEAVSCPVPCSHPLPPPAGGCCPSCAGCLYEGVSRAEGDVFSPSDENCTVCVCLSGNVSCISPECPPGSCPSPSPTDCCSCQPAKCSFQGRTYAHGARFSLDGDDCTTCICRGGEVECSFAPCPMLDCPQHQRHLGPGQCCVTCRDPPAPTGCSVDDNGVAFPVGQIWSPGDPCELCICQADGSVSCQRTDCVETCPYPIRTPGQCCPDCSAGCTYMGRIFYNNETFPSVLDPCLSCICLEKAPGYFGAAPLTFSPPWGGSDALVSLSQLGSVACSPVDCAIFCTYPFHPEGECCPVCNDCNYQGRKVVNGQSFTPEGQPCTRCTCQLGEVSCEKRLCPRSCAEPPVLPAACCPPCPAADVQSSNVSLSPSHGDSRGDTPHPSPPTSTRAPPHRLAQLLLPNTPPHAPSLGSERAGESPLTTLSPSGDPPTTLSPPDTPSEASAPPGPPSSSPKDQGPPGGTEPSAVSPAP, from the exons ATGCTGGCGGAGCTGCTCTTCCAGGCTGCCTGTGTGTCCCTGTTGCTCTCGGGGGGCCAGGGCAGGGTGTACCCCGGGAGGAAGAAGCCGCCCAGCTTTGCCGTGGAGAG GCGCCGCGTGGGGCCCCACGTCTGCTTCTCGGGCTTCGGCAGTGGATGTTGCCCGGGGTGGATGCTGTCTCCGGGCAGCGGGCAGTGCACCCTGC CGCTTTGCTCCTTCGGCTGCGGCAGCGGCTTGTGCATCGCCCCCAACCTCTGCTCCTGCCCGGATGGGGAGCAGGGAATCACCTGCCCAG AGCCACCGGGGACGTGCGGGGAGTACGGCTGCGACCTGTCCTGTAACCACGGCGGGTGCCAGGAGGTGGCCCGCGTCTGTCCCCTCGGCTTCTCCATGGTGGAGACACCCAACGGCATCCGCTGCACCG ACATCAACGAGTGCCTGAGCGCTGCCTGCGAGGGTCTGTGTGTCAACACCGAGGGCGGCTTCGTCTGCGAGTGCGGCCCCGGGATGCAGCTCTCCGCCGACCGCCACAGCTGCCAGG ATACAGACGAGTGCCTGGCCACGCCGTGCCAGCACCGCTGCAAGAACAGCATCGGCAGCTACCGCTGCTCCTGCCGGCCCGGCTACCACCTCCACGGGAACCGGCACTCCTGCGTGG aTGTCAACGAATGCCGGTGGGCGGGCGAGCGCCGAGCCTGCCAGCACTCCTGCCACAACACCCCGGGcagcttcctctgctcctgccgcCCCGGGTACCGCCTCAGCGGCGACAGGGTCTCCTGCGAAG GTTACCCCAAATCCATCCTGGCCCCGTCGCCCATCCTGCAGTCCCTGCAGCATCCGCCCACCCTCCTCCTGCTTCCTCCCGGCTCGGGGggtcccctccttgtccccagggggtcccctTCACCCCACTTCCCTGCCGCAGCTCCTGGGACCCAAatccccccctcctccccggccACCCCGCGGGCGGCGGGACCCCCCGGTACCGCCACCCCATCGTCCCCTCACTGCTGGCACCGGGGGGCTCCACGGGAGCCCGGCGCTCGCTGGACAGAACCGGGGTGCCGGAGCTGCACCTGTCAG GGGGGGCGAGTTCTGTGCGAAGCCGTGAGCTGCCCCGTCCCCTGCTCCCACCCGCTGCCCCCCCCGGCCGGgggctgctgccccagctgcGCAG GCTGCCTGTACGAGGGGGTGTCCCGGGCCGAGGGCGATGTTTTCAGCCCATCTGATGAGAATTGCACTGTCTGCGTCTGCCTG TCTGGGAACGTCTCCTGCATCTCCCCCGAGTGCCCCCCCggctcctgccccagcccctcGCCCACCGACTGCTGCTCCTGCCAGCCAG CAAAATGCAGTTTTCAGGGCCGCACGTATGCACATGGTGCTCGGTTCAGCCTGGATGGGGACGACTGCACCACCTGCATCTGCCGG ggcggtgAGGTGGAGTGCTCCTTCGCCCCCTGTCCCATGCTGGACTGTCCCCAGCACCAGCGTCACCTGGGCCCCGGgcagtgctgtgtcacctgccgggacccccccgcccccaccg GTTGCTCCGTGGATGACAACGGGGTGGCGTTTCCCGTGGGACAGATCTGGTCTCCGGGCGATCCCTGTGAGTTGTGCATCTGCCAG GCGGACGGGTCGGTGAGCTGCCAGCGCACGGACTGCGTGGAGACCTGTCCCTACCCCATCCGCACCCCCGGGCAGTGCTGTCCCGACTGCTCCGCAG GCTGCACCTACATGGGCCGGATCTTCTACAACAACGAGACCTTCCCCTCCGTGCTCGACCCCTGTCTCAGCTGCATCTGCCTG GAAAAAGCTCCTGGGTATTTCGGGGCTGCCCCGCTCACCTTTTCCCCACCCTGGGGGGGCTCTGACGCCCTCGTGTCTCTCTCGCAGCTGGGCTCGGTGGCCTGCTCGCCCGTGGACTGTGCCATCTTCTGCACCTACCCCTTCCACCCCGAGGGCGAGTGCTGCCCCGTCTGTAATG ACTGCAACTACCAGGGTCGGAAGGTGGTGAACGGGCAGAGCTTCACCCCCGAGGGACAGCCCTGCACCCGCTGTACCTGCCAG CTCGGGGAGGTGAGCTGCGAGAAGAGGCTTTGTCCCCGGTCCTGTGCGGAGCCGCCCGTGCTGCccgctgcctgctgccccccctgcCCAG CCGCAGATGTCCAGAGCAGcaacgtgtccctgtccccatcccacggGGACTCACGCGGTGACACCCCACACCCCAGCCCCCCGACATCCACCCGGGCCCCCCCCCACCGCCTGgcccagctcctgctccccaACACACCCCCCCACGCTCCCTCTCTGGGGAGTGAAAGGGCTGGGGAGTCCCCCCTGACCACCCTGAGCCCCTCTGGGGACCCTCCGACCACCCTGAGCCCCCCCGACACCCCATCTGAGGCCAgtgcccccccaggtccccccagctccagccccaagGATCAGGGACCCCCTGGAGGCACAGAAccctctgctgtgtcaccagCTCCCTAG
- the VWCE gene encoding von Willebrand factor C and EGF domain-containing protein isoform X3, with amino-acid sequence MQLSADRHSCQDTDECLATPCQHRCKNSIGSYRCSCRPGYHLHGNRHSCVDVNECRWAGERRACQHSCHNTPGSFLCSCRPGYRLSGDRVSCEGYPKSILAPSPILQSLQHPPTLLLLPPGSGGPLLVPRGSPSPHFPAAAPGTQIPPSSPATPRAAGPPGTATPSSPHCWHRGAPREPGARWTEPGCRSCTCQGGRVLCEAVSCPVPCSHPLPPPAGGCCPSCAGCLYEGVSRAEGDVFSPSDENCTVCVCLSGNVSCISPECPPGSCPSPSPTDCCSCQPAKCSFQGRTYAHGARFSLDGDDCTTCICRGGEVECSFAPCPMLDCPQHQRHLGPGQCCVTCRDPPAPTGCSVDDNGVAFPVGQIWSPGDPCELCICQADGSVSCQRTDCVETCPYPIRTPGQCCPDCSAGCTYMGRIFYNNETFPSVLDPCLSCICLEKAPGYFGAAPLTFSPPWGGSDALVSLSQLGSVACSPVDCAIFCTYPFHPEGECCPVCNDCNYQGRKVVNGQSFTPEGQPCTRCTCQLGEVSCEKRLCPRSCAEPPVLPAACCPPCPAADVQSSNVSLSPSHGDSRGDTPHPSPPTSTRAPPHRLAQLLLPNTPPHAPSLGSERAGESPLTTLSPSGDPPTTLSPPDTPSEASAPPGPPSSSPKDQGPPGGTEPSAVSPAP; translated from the exons ATGCAGCTCTCCGCCGACCGCCACAGCTGCCAGG ATACAGACGAGTGCCTGGCCACGCCGTGCCAGCACCGCTGCAAGAACAGCATCGGCAGCTACCGCTGCTCCTGCCGGCCCGGCTACCACCTCCACGGGAACCGGCACTCCTGCGTGG aTGTCAACGAATGCCGGTGGGCGGGCGAGCGCCGAGCCTGCCAGCACTCCTGCCACAACACCCCGGGcagcttcctctgctcctgccgcCCCGGGTACCGCCTCAGCGGCGACAGGGTCTCCTGCGAAG GTTACCCCAAATCCATCCTGGCCCCGTCGCCCATCCTGCAGTCCCTGCAGCATCCGCCCACCCTCCTCCTGCTTCCTCCCGGCTCGGGGggtcccctccttgtccccagggggtcccctTCACCCCACTTCCCTGCCGCAGCTCCTGGGACCCAAatccccccctcctccccggccACCCCGCGGGCGGCGGGACCCCCCGGTACCGCCACCCCATCGTCCCCTCACTGCTGGCACCGGGGGGCTCCACGGGAGCCCGGCGCTCGCTGGACAGAACCGGGGTGCCGGAGCTGCACCTGTCAG GGGGGGCGAGTTCTGTGCGAAGCCGTGAGCTGCCCCGTCCCCTGCTCCCACCCGCTGCCCCCCCCGGCCGGgggctgctgccccagctgcGCAG GCTGCCTGTACGAGGGGGTGTCCCGGGCCGAGGGCGATGTTTTCAGCCCATCTGATGAGAATTGCACTGTCTGCGTCTGCCTG TCTGGGAACGTCTCCTGCATCTCCCCCGAGTGCCCCCCCggctcctgccccagcccctcGCCCACCGACTGCTGCTCCTGCCAGCCAG CAAAATGCAGTTTTCAGGGCCGCACGTATGCACATGGTGCTCGGTTCAGCCTGGATGGGGACGACTGCACCACCTGCATCTGCCGG ggcggtgAGGTGGAGTGCTCCTTCGCCCCCTGTCCCATGCTGGACTGTCCCCAGCACCAGCGTCACCTGGGCCCCGGgcagtgctgtgtcacctgccgggacccccccgcccccaccg GTTGCTCCGTGGATGACAACGGGGTGGCGTTTCCCGTGGGACAGATCTGGTCTCCGGGCGATCCCTGTGAGTTGTGCATCTGCCAG GCGGACGGGTCGGTGAGCTGCCAGCGCACGGACTGCGTGGAGACCTGTCCCTACCCCATCCGCACCCCCGGGCAGTGCTGTCCCGACTGCTCCGCAG GCTGCACCTACATGGGCCGGATCTTCTACAACAACGAGACCTTCCCCTCCGTGCTCGACCCCTGTCTCAGCTGCATCTGCCTG GAAAAAGCTCCTGGGTATTTCGGGGCTGCCCCGCTCACCTTTTCCCCACCCTGGGGGGGCTCTGACGCCCTCGTGTCTCTCTCGCAGCTGGGCTCGGTGGCCTGCTCGCCCGTGGACTGTGCCATCTTCTGCACCTACCCCTTCCACCCCGAGGGCGAGTGCTGCCCCGTCTGTAATG ACTGCAACTACCAGGGTCGGAAGGTGGTGAACGGGCAGAGCTTCACCCCCGAGGGACAGCCCTGCACCCGCTGTACCTGCCAG CTCGGGGAGGTGAGCTGCGAGAAGAGGCTTTGTCCCCGGTCCTGTGCGGAGCCGCCCGTGCTGCccgctgcctgctgccccccctgcCCAG CCGCAGATGTCCAGAGCAGcaacgtgtccctgtccccatcccacggGGACTCACGCGGTGACACCCCACACCCCAGCCCCCCGACATCCACCCGGGCCCCCCCCCACCGCCTGgcccagctcctgctccccaACACACCCCCCCACGCTCCCTCTCTGGGGAGTGAAAGGGCTGGGGAGTCCCCCCTGACCACCCTGAGCCCCTCTGGGGACCCTCCGACCACCCTGAGCCCCCCCGACACCCCATCTGAGGCCAgtgcccccccaggtccccccagctccagccccaagGATCAGGGACCCCCTGGAGGCACAGAAccctctgctgtgtcaccagCTCCCTAG